A single window of Streptomyces sp. NBC_00464 DNA harbors:
- a CDS encoding aldehyde dehydrogenase family protein, translated as MTTTPQRLFIDGEWTEPADGHYEVVDPATEETVGFAPEASRAQVCEAAAAARDAFATWSRTRPEERAAILDRAADLMQRDFLANAALAQAESGATTGTARGMQVAVGAARFRRYAKGALEPVEEAVPPQINEAGPMGRAGIFGALAVRQPVGVVTCITSYNNPWANPAGKIAPALAMGNTVVVKPAPQDPLSVYRMAEALAEAGVPAGVVNVVSGSAPGVGEAAVDSPDVDMVSFTGSTSVGQRIAEICGRSMKRQLMELGGKGAAVVLDDADLDSAVAGIGTTFSFYSGQICTAPTRVLVQRGVHDALIEKLTAYAGYLTVGDPRAKGTVVGPVISAAHRDRIESYVELGRKEGARIVTGGERPEPTGRGFYVAPTLLADCTNDMRVVREEIFGPVVVVVPFDDEEEGIALANDSDYGLIDYVWSGDVARAFRVARRLRAGGVGVNTIGRNMEAPFGGFKRSGVGRDVGSYALHAYSETQSIVWPG; from the coding sequence GGTGTGCGAGGCGGCCGCCGCGGCCCGTGACGCCTTCGCCACCTGGTCCCGCACCCGCCCCGAGGAACGCGCCGCGATCCTCGACCGCGCCGCCGACCTGATGCAGCGCGACTTCCTCGCCAACGCCGCACTCGCGCAGGCGGAGAGCGGCGCGACCACCGGTACGGCCCGGGGCATGCAGGTCGCCGTGGGCGCGGCCCGCTTCCGGCGGTACGCGAAGGGCGCGCTGGAGCCGGTCGAGGAGGCCGTCCCCCCGCAGATCAACGAGGCGGGTCCGATGGGCCGTGCCGGGATCTTCGGGGCGCTCGCCGTCCGCCAGCCGGTCGGCGTCGTCACCTGCATCACCTCGTACAACAACCCCTGGGCCAACCCGGCCGGCAAGATCGCCCCAGCGCTCGCGATGGGCAACACGGTCGTCGTGAAACCGGCCCCGCAGGACCCGCTCTCCGTCTACCGGATGGCCGAGGCCCTCGCGGAAGCGGGCGTGCCGGCGGGCGTCGTCAACGTCGTCAGCGGTTCGGCCCCCGGAGTGGGCGAGGCCGCGGTCGACTCGCCGGACGTCGACATGGTCAGCTTCACCGGCTCCACGTCCGTCGGGCAGCGCATCGCCGAGATCTGCGGCCGGAGCATGAAGCGGCAGCTGATGGAGCTGGGCGGGAAGGGTGCGGCCGTCGTCCTCGACGACGCGGACCTCGACTCGGCAGTCGCCGGCATCGGGACGACGTTCTCGTTCTACAGCGGACAGATATGTACGGCTCCGACCCGCGTCCTGGTCCAGAGAGGCGTGCATGACGCGCTGATCGAGAAGCTCACCGCGTACGCCGGGTATCTGACGGTCGGCGATCCGAGGGCGAAGGGCACGGTCGTCGGTCCGGTCATCTCCGCCGCGCACCGCGACCGCATCGAGTCGTACGTGGAACTCGGGCGGAAGGAAGGGGCCCGGATCGTCACGGGCGGCGAGCGTCCGGAGCCGACCGGCCGCGGCTTCTACGTCGCCCCGACGCTGCTGGCCGACTGCACCAACGACATGCGGGTGGTGCGGGAGGAGATCTTCGGTCCGGTCGTGGTGGTCGTCCCCTTCGACGACGAGGAGGAGGGCATCGCGCTGGCCAACGACAGCGACTACGGACTGATCGACTACGTCTGGTCCGGCGACGTGGCCCGCGCCTTCCGGGTCGCGCGCAGACTGCGTGCGGGCGGGGTCGGGGTGAACACCATCGGCCGGAACATGGAGGCCCCGTTCGGCGGGTTCAAGCGGAGCGGTGTCGGGCGGGACGTCGGTTCGTACGCCCTGCACGCGTACAGCGAAACGCAGTCGATCGTCTGGCCGGGCTGA
- a CDS encoding MFS transporter: protein MRRTAGSGSSGKKQGAGGQGLLAQLRKPPGGRDARIMLLALAVDRTGSGLWAASSVLYLTFVTHLSPQQIGVLLGAAGVAGIAGSPLAGRLAGRFPVRPLLIGCHLLRLLTLALVLTCTGFTALLPVIAATYLGDRAAKTLEMLFATRAAGERRAAYQALSRSAANAGYGVGAGLAAIGLAIGTADAYRAMILANALSFAVAALLVRRTGEPRDTVTVEVARSEAPGANPVAPRAPARPKGPWRDRGYLRFVLLDIPMNLDDSVLGVGLPLWLVSSTSAPHALVPAVLVINTVLVVTLQLAVSKRAEGPHRVLRTVVLYGVLMAACCALLAAATRCGTWTAAVVLLAAAVLVTLAELMRSVSSWELAVLLAPPGERAAYLGVAGMSQSIQKSAGPPLLTGVVMAAGPAGWLVLGTVVAGLALVQQRCCAQRLRTLASSGPERAAVTA, encoded by the coding sequence GTGCGCCGCACGGCGGGAAGCGGAAGCTCGGGGAAGAAGCAGGGTGCGGGTGGGCAGGGGCTGTTGGCCCAGCTGCGCAAGCCGCCGGGCGGCCGGGACGCCCGGATCATGCTGCTCGCCCTGGCCGTCGACCGCACCGGCTCCGGCCTGTGGGCCGCCTCCTCGGTCCTCTACCTCACCTTCGTCACGCATCTGAGCCCCCAGCAGATCGGCGTACTGCTGGGAGCGGCCGGGGTGGCGGGCATCGCCGGCTCCCCCCTGGCCGGACGGCTCGCCGGCCGCTTCCCGGTCCGCCCGCTGCTGATCGGCTGCCACCTGCTCCGGCTGCTCACCCTGGCCCTGGTGCTGACGTGCACCGGGTTCACGGCCCTGCTCCCCGTGATCGCGGCCACCTACCTCGGCGACCGGGCGGCGAAGACGCTGGAGATGCTGTTCGCCACCCGTGCGGCGGGCGAACGCCGGGCGGCCTACCAGGCGTTGTCCCGCAGCGCGGCCAACGCCGGCTACGGCGTCGGCGCCGGTCTTGCGGCCATCGGCCTGGCCATCGGCACCGCGGACGCCTACCGCGCCATGATCCTGGCCAACGCGCTGTCCTTCGCCGTCGCCGCCCTCCTGGTCCGGCGCACCGGCGAACCGCGCGACACGGTGACGGTGGAAGTGGCGAGGAGCGAGGCGCCCGGCGCCAACCCGGTGGCTCCCCGCGCCCCCGCCCGGCCCAAGGGCCCGTGGCGCGACCGCGGCTACCTCCGCTTTGTCCTCCTCGACATCCCGATGAACCTCGACGACTCCGTCCTCGGCGTCGGCCTGCCCCTGTGGCTGGTGAGCAGCACCTCCGCGCCCCACGCCCTCGTACCGGCCGTCCTCGTCATCAACACCGTGCTGGTCGTCACCCTCCAACTGGCCGTCTCCAAAAGGGCGGAGGGGCCGCACCGCGTGCTGCGCACGGTCGTCCTGTACGGAGTCCTGATGGCCGCGTGCTGCGCCCTGCTCGCCGCCGCCACCCGGTGCGGGACCTGGACGGCCGCGGTGGTCCTGCTCGCGGCGGCGGTGCTGGTCACCCTGGCGGAGCTGATGCGCTCGGTGAGCTCGTGGGAGCTGGCCGTCCTGCTCGCGCCGCCCGGCGAACGGGCCGCGTACCTGGGGGTGGCCGGCATGTCCCAGTCCATCCAGAAGTCCGCCGGGCCGCCGCTGCTGACGGGAGTGGTCATGGCGGCAGGACCGGCGGGCTGGCTGGTGCTCGGAACGGTGGTCGCGGGGCTCGCGCTCGTACAACAACGCTGCTGTGCGCAGCGGTTGCGTACCCTCGCGTCATCCGGCCCGGAGCGCGCGGCGGTGACCGCCTAA
- a CDS encoding CehA/McbA family metallohydrolase → MPAPHPAHRPIARRGLLVTTAATALTLSTVSFADAADAQKAEAQGTDAPEGSTRTRTVRGVLPTGSPDYVYLPVDVPRGVAEIAVSYAYEKPPVPAGTQGNALDIGIFDERGTDLGGPGFRGWSGGARSSFFIRADEATPGYLAGPVRAGTWHIALGPYTVAPEGLPYEVTVTLRLGAAGSTPEPVYPPERVKGRGRAWYRGDCHLHSVHSDGKRTPAEIAAAARAAGLDFINSSEHNTTSAHGAWGGLWGDDLLVLTGEEVTTRNGHVIALGTDAGTWVDWRYRARDNRFGHYAKAVRRAGGLVVPAHPHATCIGCHWKFGFGEADAVEVWNGAYTPEDEIALAEWDNSLVAAARSGRAWVPAMGNSDAHREPDRVGLPQTVVLADELSREAVLAGIRAGRSYIAESSAVSLAFGASGGRGQHAGIGERLRVAGDDTPVTVRLEVTGAPGCTAHFVTDQGTLFTATLPESGTETVQWRTTPAYAAYVRAEVRHPVSVPGLPGALAALTNPVFLEG, encoded by the coding sequence ATGCCCGCACCGCATCCCGCGCACCGTCCGATCGCCAGGCGCGGCCTTCTCGTCACCACGGCCGCCACCGCCCTCACGTTGTCCACCGTGAGCTTCGCCGATGCCGCAGACGCCCAGAAAGCAGAAGCCCAGGGAACAGACGCCCCGGAGGGCTCGACCCGCACCCGGACCGTGCGCGGCGTCCTGCCCACCGGGTCGCCCGACTACGTCTACCTGCCGGTCGACGTGCCGCGCGGCGTCGCCGAGATCGCGGTCTCGTACGCGTACGAGAAGCCGCCCGTCCCCGCCGGTACGCAGGGCAACGCCCTCGACATCGGCATCTTCGACGAGCGCGGCACGGACCTGGGCGGGCCGGGGTTCCGCGGGTGGTCCGGCGGGGCGCGCAGCAGCTTCTTCATCCGGGCCGACGAGGCGACTCCCGGCTATCTCGCGGGGCCCGTACGGGCCGGGACCTGGCACATCGCCCTCGGTCCGTACACCGTGGCGCCCGAGGGGCTGCCGTACGAGGTGACGGTCACCCTGCGCCTCGGCGCGGCCGGGTCCACGCCCGAGCCGGTGTATCCGCCGGAGCGCGTCAAGGGGCGCGGGCGCGCCTGGTACCGCGGGGACTGCCATCTGCACTCCGTGCACTCGGACGGAAAGCGGACCCCGGCCGAGATCGCCGCCGCCGCCCGTGCGGCCGGGCTCGACTTCATCAACAGCAGCGAGCACAACACCACGTCCGCACACGGCGCTTGGGGCGGGCTGTGGGGCGACGACCTGCTCGTCCTCACCGGCGAGGAGGTCACCACCCGCAACGGGCACGTGATCGCGCTCGGCACCGACGCGGGGACCTGGGTCGACTGGCGCTACCGGGCCAGGGACAACCGGTTCGGGCACTACGCCAAGGCCGTGCGCCGGGCCGGTGGTCTCGTCGTGCCCGCCCATCCGCACGCCACCTGCATCGGCTGCCACTGGAAGTTCGGCTTCGGCGAGGCGGACGCGGTGGAGGTGTGGAACGGGGCGTATACCCCGGAGGACGAGATCGCCCTCGCCGAGTGGGACAACTCGCTCGTGGCTGCGGCCCGTTCAGGTCGTGCGTGGGTGCCGGCCATGGGCAACAGCGACGCCCACCGGGAGCCGGACAGGGTGGGGCTCCCGCAGACCGTCGTGCTCGCCGACGAGCTGTCGCGCGAGGCGGTCCTGGCCGGGATCCGGGCCGGGCGCTCCTACATCGCGGAGTCCTCGGCCGTCTCGCTGGCCTTCGGCGCCTCGGGCGGGCGCGGGCAGCATGCCGGTATCGGGGAGCGGCTGCGGGTCGCGGGGGACGACACGCCCGTCACCGTACGGCTGGAGGTCACCGGGGCGCCAGGCTGCACCGCGCACTTCGTCACCGACCAGGGCACGCTGTTCACGGCCACACTCCCGGAGTCGGGCACGGAGACGGTGCAGTGGCGTACGACGCCCGCCTACGCCGCCTACGTGCGCGCCGAGGTCCGCCACCCGGTCTCGGTGCCGGGACTGCCCGGGGCCCTTGCGGCGCTCACCAATCCGGTGTTCCTGGAGGGTTAG
- a CDS encoding LLM class F420-dependent oxidoreductase: MRIATTIFLTDETITPVRLARQLEQRGFAGLYLPEHTHIPVSRETLYPGGGDLPPEYGRTLDPFVALGQAAAVTERLALGTGITLITQHDPIDLAKQIATLDHLSGGRFTLGLGFGWNVEEAADHGVNWSTRRELGRDRMALMRALWSSEPTAYEGEFGSVRASHAYPKPVQKPRGPVVGPRTLIGGAAGPKLFAHIAEYADGWMPIGGRGLTESVPVLRTAWESAGRDPKDLQVIPYAVLPSPGKLAHYADLGIEEVVLQLPPAAEPEVLRTLDAYAEYL; the protein is encoded by the coding sequence ATGCGGATCGCCACAACGATCTTCCTCACCGACGAAACGATCACACCGGTGCGGCTCGCGCGCCAGCTTGAGCAGCGGGGATTCGCCGGGCTCTATCTTCCGGAGCACACGCACATTCCGGTGAGCAGGGAAACTCTTTACCCGGGGGGCGGCGACCTGCCGCCCGAGTACGGCCGCACCCTGGACCCGTTCGTCGCCCTCGGCCAGGCCGCCGCGGTGACCGAACGGCTGGCGCTCGGCACCGGAATCACGTTGATCACCCAGCACGACCCGATCGATCTGGCCAAGCAGATCGCCACCCTCGACCACCTGTCCGGCGGCCGTTTCACGCTGGGTCTCGGCTTCGGCTGGAACGTGGAGGAGGCGGCGGACCACGGGGTGAACTGGTCGACGCGCCGGGAGCTCGGCCGGGACCGGATGGCGCTGATGCGCGCCCTGTGGTCGTCGGAACCGACCGCGTACGAGGGTGAGTTCGGCTCCGTCCGGGCCAGCCACGCCTACCCGAAGCCCGTCCAGAAGCCCCGCGGCCCGGTGGTCGGCCCGCGCACCCTGATCGGCGGCGCGGCGGGCCCGAAGCTGTTCGCGCACATCGCGGAGTACGCGGACGGCTGGATGCCGATCGGCGGCCGGGGCCTGACGGAGTCGGTGCCGGTGCTTCGTACGGCCTGGGAGTCGGCGGGCCGCGACCCGAAGGACCTCCAGGTGATCCCGTACGCGGTCCTGCCCAGCCCGGGCAAGCTGGCGCACTACGCGGACCTGGGCATCGAGGAGGTCGTCCTCCAACTGCCCCCGGCTGCCGAACCGGAGGTCCTGCGGACGCTGGACGCGTACGCGGAGTACCTCTGA
- a CDS encoding L,D-transpeptidase, with product MRPNSLIGAVVATAATALLCTAAPSVAAPAASAADDTACTAPAGPYQRQLEKHLGRPVDGRQSAADCRAIRSFQTAHGRPHADGHADLGTYRTVLVVEAAPAPNAAGHCPVETTRVTCVDMDRQLLWVQKGKRVVFGPAPIRTGRDAQETRPGWHSIYWRHRDHVSTIYDNAPMPYAQFFDGGQALHGHPGDLYDGGGSAGCVNLTVDDAAALWDLLAVDDRVYVWGVKPGTAG from the coding sequence GTGCGCCCCAACAGCCTCATCGGTGCCGTGGTCGCCACAGCGGCCACGGCACTGTTGTGTACCGCGGCCCCCTCGGTCGCCGCCCCGGCCGCCTCCGCCGCGGACGACACCGCGTGCACGGCCCCGGCCGGCCCGTACCAGCGGCAGCTGGAGAAGCACCTGGGCCGGCCCGTGGACGGCCGCCAGTCCGCGGCCGACTGCCGGGCCATCCGCTCCTTCCAGACCGCGCACGGCCGGCCCCACGCCGACGGCCACGCCGACCTCGGCACGTACCGCACCGTGCTGGTCGTCGAAGCGGCACCCGCCCCGAACGCCGCCGGTCACTGCCCGGTCGAGACCACCCGCGTCACCTGCGTCGACATGGACCGCCAACTGCTGTGGGTGCAGAAGGGCAAGCGGGTCGTCTTCGGACCCGCCCCCATCCGTACGGGCCGCGACGCGCAGGAGACCCGACCGGGGTGGCACTCGATCTACTGGCGCCACCGCGACCACGTCTCCACGATCTACGACAACGCACCCATGCCGTACGCCCAGTTCTTCGACGGCGGACAAGCCCTCCACGGACATCCGGGGGACCTGTACGACGGCGGCGGCTCGGCGGGCTGCGTCAACCTGACCGTGGACGACGCGGCGGCACTGTGGGACCTCCTCGCGGTGGACGACCGCGTCTACGTATGGGGCGTCAAGCCCGGCACGGCCGGCTGA